GCAGAGAATACTCGATGAACTTGTAACAATTTTCAGTAGCGCCAAATGGAAGCCACcattttttttaagtgaaaaaaCAATTTTCTTGGTGTCTTGAGAACATTCTTTTGAGAAGGAATTTTCTTGCATTgaggaaaaaaggaaaacaaaactgGGTTTAGAAAAGTAGGAAGCTTTGATTGACAACCCATTAACAAGAATGCTTGTTAGTGCTACTCTGGATTAAAATGTCAAAGACACCCAGAAGATCTAATCCAACAGTGAAATTACTGATCAGGTTTTTTACAAACAGAACAGAACTGTAAAAGACAATTCAGAGAAAAGAATTACAGTTAGAATAGAGTAGAAACAGCctatgaataaaaagaaaaaggccTTACAAGCCGATGTTTTACTATAGAGGAAAAATCTTAGATGCCAAAAATAGCTGGACGCAACCAAAGTTGGTTGGTTTTACCTTTGAATTTGGATCGAACATTGTTGTAAACCACGAACAAAAAATGGTTCACCGTTCCTCACTTGATATGGTTGACAAATTCAGCATCGGAGACGGCGGAAAGTTCAATTTGGCTAGCATCATCGTCATCCATTGGAGCAGGGAGATTAAGATCTATGAAACTATCTCCCAACTTTTTGGAACTTCTAACAGGGGTTTCAGTTGTCGCTACCACATGAGATCTTTTATGTCCACCAAGAGCTTGTCCAGACGAGAAGACTCTAAAACAAACAGGGCATTCGTGGATTTTCTTGTCGGTCATTGAACTAGGTCCAGTACCCACATTTTCCGGCTCCAACTCTGTATTATGAGTTGCCGGTGGTGAGTAAGCTTTCATCTTTTTGTGACTCGCTCTGTGCCCACCCAGTGCTTGGTACGATTTAAAAACCTTGTTACACGTTTCACACTTGTACTTACCTCGGGGCGCTCTATTCACCTTGCTTAATTTGAAGTACTCTTGTAATTCATAACTTTGTTCCGTGGACTTTTCTATTTCTGTGCCTTCTTCATCATCCAGATGGAGTACTTTGCTTTTCCATTGGTCCCTTGAAAGCATCATAAGACAGAGAGCGACATCTTCTTCAGTTGTTGCGTCGGAGATCGAACTCACCGGTTCAGGCTCAGCCCAAGGCTCGGTCTTGCTCACTtggttgttgttgttgctgctgctgctgttgttaACTTTaagcttctttctttcttcttgttgTTCCTGTCTTTGTTGCTGATGATTTTCTAGTATTCTCCGAGTCTGTTTAGATCGTCTTCGAGTTGGGTTCTTAGAGGACTCCGTCTCACTTTCCCTGTCTTGAAGAACAACCGAGCCAGCATCAATAAACTCAGGATCTAGCAACCGAACACTTCTCTTTGGATTCTCTCGAAGCCCATAAAACTGCCCTTTTTCCtccccttcttcttcttcttccgaTGAAGACGACGAATAAGATGCCGAAGCCGACTCTGACTCTGACTCTTGGCTGAGTTGATTCGTTGGTCGTGGTAATCCCAATCGTTCTTGTTCTGCAAGTTTGGGAGGAATTGGAAGATTCAACATATGAGACCTCATATGACCACCCAAAGCTCTTCCATTTGCAAAGCTTTTGAAACACAACTTACACTTATGTTTCTCCATTGCCCAGAAAAAAGGAGTGGGATAAACAGAGGAAACACAGTTCTAGAGGTCTGTGTATGTCTGAAAGTGTGTGAATTCTGGGCTGTGTCGTGAGAGAAAGTTTTAAAGGGactgaaaaactaaaaaaagagtAGGTGACAAGCATTCCTCCACCAAGAGATACATACAAAGAtgcaacaaaaatttcaaaaatatttactaagattaaaaataacaaaatgggtTATTAGTTTTTGGGTCTCTTAAAACGGCAAAGTATGAATAAATAAAGATTTAATAAAAGCGTATACATGAAGGAAGAAAGAGCGACATGTAACATGCGAGACTTGCCCGTTTCTGTATTTATTCCCTAATCTAAACTTCCTAAATTGCCCTTTTTTACCACTCGCCAAAACAAATTGGATTTTTGTCATAGCAGAAAATGCTCTAATTTTGCAAAATTAAAAGAACCAGTGGTTTGGTTTGTTGTAACCACGAAGCATAATATGAAAAACCACAAGGTGTCTCCCCTACCAAACAAAAATGAGCATAGGTTAAAATCACTAAGCTGTGACGTAAAACAGAAGTGGGAATTAAAATCTTCTAACACCTTTGTCCACGTGTCAACACCAACTTAATTTAGTTTTTACAGCAATTAAAATGGGGAGCATCAGTTAACTGACACTGTTGCTTGGCGGCAGAACCGATTTTGGTTTTTACCAAAATAGGAATATTCAGTATAATGTCAACTTTGTTTTCCTTTAATTATGGATCTtcctttaattaaaattttggttgaaaCTGGATGGAAATTAGAAATGGAGGGTGGGGGAAACTAACCTCCCATCCCATCGAGGAGGGAGTTTTCTATGGAAATTGGAGGAAGAGTAAATGCCGTTTTGTTAGGGTTCGGTAGACCCGGTCTTAGTCCATACATCAATTAACACATTAATTGTAAATTACACCCATTTATCCATGTCTTTTGTGGGGCTCACCAGAAATATAAGTATAACCCCAATGTTACTATTTAATAATGTTCAATTCATATTGGTAAATGTCTTACATTTTTAATTTCACTTTGTATTAGATATTTGAAATGACGCTGTAACATTAGCCCAAAAGGAACTGGTTTCAAATCTTTGTGGGGCACATTAACATCGTGTCTCTGCAATCTGGTTTAGACCAATTCAAAGTGGATATAGGGACTGGAGCTGGCGTGACCCAGACCAGTAGAACATGTCGCTGGAGATGACAGACATTACAGGAGAGTGAAGTGAGCATTAAACTACTCTTTTGATCGGCCACCCCTTCATCTCTTCGTCGTATGGGTTTTTGGCCTAACAGGAAGATGGGGTGAAATGATCGGACAACAGGGCCGACTCccccctcctttttttttttttttctttttgttgtgtTAACAGGCAGTAGCTTCAACCTTGTACATGCTCCATTGCATG
The Gossypium hirsutum isolate 1008001.06 chromosome A07, Gossypium_hirsutum_v2.1, whole genome shotgun sequence genome window above contains:
- the LOC121231902 gene encoding zinc finger protein ZAT9, which gives rise to MEKHKCKLCFKSFANGRALGGHMRSHMLNLPIPPKLAEQERLGLPRPTNQLSQESESESASASYSSSSSEEEEEGEEKGQFYGLRENPKRSVRLLDPEFIDAGSVVLQDRESETESSKNPTRRRSKQTRRILENHQQQRQEQQEERKKLKVNNSSSSNNNNQVSKTEPWAEPEPVSSISDATTEEDVALCLMMLSRDQWKSKVLHLDDEEGTEIEKSTEQSYELQEYFKLSKVNRAPRGKYKCETCNKVFKSYQALGGHRASHKKMKAYSPPATHNTELEPENVGTGPSSMTDKKIHECPVCFRVFSSGQALGGHKRSHVVATTETPVRSSKKLGDSFIDLNLPAPMDDDDASQIELSAVSDAEFVNHIK